The Petrotoga mobilis SJ95 genomic sequence ATTTTTAATTTTATATTTTTACTTAATTGTAACTTACTTATATTCTAAAAAGATTAAAAATGTGTTATAATATTTATCGCAATGATGAACAAAATAATTTACAATGAGAAGAAGGGAGTGAAACAGTGGAATTCTTCGAATATATTTCTAGTAGTTCAAGTATCATAATTAGAGAGTTTCTAAATCATTTGAAAATCATAGGTTTATCTTTACCTTTTTCCATAGGTATAGGAGTACCTACAGGAATTTTTATATCAAGGCATCCTAAAGCCGCAAACATAGTTATCTACATTGCCAGTATTCTGATGACTATCCCAAGTTTGGCCCTTTTTGGGATTATGGTTGTAATTTTGTCTCCTTTTGGAGCTGGCTTAGGGGTTACACCTGCCGTGATTGCTCTGATTATATACTCTTTACTTCCAATTATAAGAAATACATTAACAGCTATTCAAGCCCTAGACCCACAAATGATAGAGGCTGCTAAAGGAATGGGAATGACCGAATCTCAAATATTATTCAAGATCCGTTTACCTTTATCGATCCCTACTATAATGTCTGGGGTAAGAAATGCTGTAGTAATGGGAGTCGGCGTTGCTACTTTAGGATATTTTGTTGCTTCAGGAGGATTAGGATACTTTATTTTTGCTGGGTTAAGCAGGTCACGGTATCCAATGGTAATAACAGGGGTAATATTGGTCTCAATTTTGGGTGTTTTAGCTAATTATCTTTTACTAAAATTTGAGGATTTAATTACTCCAAAGGGTCTTAAAATTAAAGAATAAGATAAAAATCATAGGAGGAACATTAAAATGGCAATAAAATTAGTTGATCTCACAAAAAAGTATGGTGATTTTACCGCCGTTAATAATTTAAATATCGAATTTGAAGACAATAAATTAACTATTCTAATAGGTCCGTCTGGATGTGGAAAAACAACTACCTTAAAGATGATCAATCGTTTGATTGAAAGAACATCAGGCGATATCCTCTTCGATGGAAAATCGATTGACGATATAAATCCCATACAATTAAGAAGAAGTATAGGCTACGTTATACAAGAAATTGGATTATTCCCTCATATGACTGTATTCGATAACATCGCTGTAGTTCCAAGGCTTTTGAAATGGACTGAAGAAAAAATAAAAAAGCGGGTATACGATCTATTAGATTTAGTAAATCTTGATCCAGACGTTAACGCTTATAAGTTTCCAGCACAACTATCTGGAGGTCAAAGACAGAGAGTGGGAGTAGCAAGGGGACTTGCAGCTGATCCTGACATATTGCTCATGGATGAACCATTTGGTGCGATTGATCCTATAAATAGAGAAACATTACAAGATGCATTTCTTGAAATTCAAGAAAAGATCAAAAAGACTATTATATTTGTCACACATGACATAAGGGAAGCTATTAAATTGGGTGATAAAATTGCGATCTTCAAAGACGGTGAATTAGTACAGTACGATGATACACAAAATATTGTTCAAAACCCGAAAAACGATTTTGTTAAGGACATATTGGGGGAAGATAGCCAATTCAAAGCTTTGGAATTTGTTAAGGTTAGCGAAGGATTGTATAAAGACATTCAAGTCTTTAAAATTGATGAGGATCTTTCAAAGATTAAAAATACAGTACAGAGTAATTATCCTATCACCATTTTTGTTGATAAAAATAACAACTATAAAGGGTTTATAGAAACTAAAAGAGTGAATAGAATTAATGATTCATCTAAATTGAAAAGTTCTTTGAAAAAAGATCACGTTACGGAAAAATCAAGCCTTTATGAAGCATTAAACAAAATACTAAGTTCTTCAAGTACAAATATCCCTGTGGTTACAGATAAGCAAAAGGTAATAGGAGTGATCAACTTAAAAGCTATATTTGAACAAATGTCAAATAAAGCAGAGGTTTGATAAGAGGAGGATAATATGGAATTTTTTACATACGTTGCTGAAAATCTTGGTTATATGGGAATAAAGACTATGGAACATCTTTATTTGTTTGCATCTTCTTGGGCAATTGCCATAGTTGTGGGAATGGCGATAGGAATCTATGTTACCCGCCCCGGGAAAGAGAAGAGTGGAAGAATAGCACTTTCAATCACAGGAATAGCCCAGGCGGTCCCAAGTATTGCCGTCATAGCTCTGGTTTTTTTATTCATGGGAATAGGCCCAGCCCCGGCGATCTTTGCCCTGTTTTTATACAGCATAGTTCCTATAACTTTTAACACGGCATCTGGACTTTTCGGCATTGATAAAGGTATGAAAGAAGCAGCAAGAGGAATGGGAATGACTAAAAGGGAAATCCTGTGGAAAGTAGAAATCCCAAACGCGATACCTACTATTTTTTCAGGAATAAGAAATGCAGCCATAATAAATTTAGGAACAGCTACAATCGCGTCAGCCATAGGTGCTGGAGGATTGGGAGAATTAATTTTTATAGGTCTTGGGACCTTTAAATTCGAGATGATATTAGCTGGAGCTATTCCAGTTTCAATAATGGCCGTTTTAATTGATTTCATACTCGCTTTAATACAAAACAAAATGACTTCGGAAGGTATTAAATTACAAAATGAATAATGAAAAAACTTTTAAATGGAGGTGTTAACATTGAAAAAATTGGCAGTACTTATGTTAGTTGTAGCGTTTTCTTTAACTGCGCTATTTGGTGCAACTTTAACCGTAGGTGCAAAAAACTTCACAGAACAGTATGTTCTTGGAAATTTGGCTTCACTGCTACTTGAAGAGAATGGCTTTAACGTTGTTGAAAGGTTCGGCCTTAGTTCCTTCGTTGCTAGACAAGGTTTGACAACAGGACAGATTGATTTATATCCAGATTACACTGGAACCGCGTGGGTAACTTATTTAGATCAAGAAGAAATTATAAATGATCCAGATGAACTTTTAGAAAAAGTCAGAGAATTAGATGCTGAAAATGGTGTCGTTTGGCTTGATAGAATAAACGCTAACAATACTTATGCCCTCGCTATTCGTCAAGAAGATTACGAAAAATATGGTTTCGAAACCCTCTCTGATTTAGTTGCTTACTGGAACGAACATCCAAATGAGTTTGTGGTAGGAGTTGACTATGAATTCTATGAAAGACCTGATGGTTTCTTTGCCTTTGCTGACCACTATGGTTTAGATATTCAAGATTCCCAAGTATCAACCATGCAACTTGGATTAACTTACGAGGCAATTTCAAACAATAAAATAGATATCGCTATGGTTTTTGCTACCGATCCAAAAATTTTAAGATACAATCTACATGTACTAGAAGACGACCAAA encodes the following:
- a CDS encoding betaine/proline/choline family ABC transporter ATP-binding protein (Members of the family are the ATP-binding subunit of ABC transporters for substrates such as betaine, L-proline or other amino acids, choline, carnitine, etc. The substrate specificity is best determined from the substrate-binding subunit, rather than this subunit, as it interacts with the permease subunit and not with substrate directly.) — encoded protein: MAIKLVDLTKKYGDFTAVNNLNIEFEDNKLTILIGPSGCGKTTTLKMINRLIERTSGDILFDGKSIDDINPIQLRRSIGYVIQEIGLFPHMTVFDNIAVVPRLLKWTEEKIKKRVYDLLDLVNLDPDVNAYKFPAQLSGGQRQRVGVARGLAADPDILLMDEPFGAIDPINRETLQDAFLEIQEKIKKTIIFVTHDIREAIKLGDKIAIFKDGELVQYDDTQNIVQNPKNDFVKDILGEDSQFKALEFVKVSEGLYKDIQVFKIDEDLSKIKNTVQSNYPITIFVDKNNNYKGFIETKRVNRINDSSKLKSSLKKDHVTEKSSLYEALNKILSSSSTNIPVVTDKQKVIGVINLKAIFEQMSNKAEV
- a CDS encoding ABC transporter permease, which translates into the protein MEFFEYISSSSSIIIREFLNHLKIIGLSLPFSIGIGVPTGIFISRHPKAANIVIYIASILMTIPSLALFGIMVVILSPFGAGLGVTPAVIALIIYSLLPIIRNTLTAIQALDPQMIEAAKGMGMTESQILFKIRLPLSIPTIMSGVRNAVVMGVGVATLGYFVASGGLGYFIFAGLSRSRYPMVITGVILVSILGVLANYLLLKFEDLITPKGLKIKE
- a CDS encoding glycine betaine ABC transporter substrate-binding protein gives rise to the protein MLTLKKLAVLMLVVAFSLTALFGATLTVGAKNFTEQYVLGNLASLLLEENGFNVVERFGLSSFVARQGLTTGQIDLYPDYTGTAWVTYLDQEEIINDPDELLEKVRELDAENGVVWLDRINANNTYALAIRQEDYEKYGFETLSDLVAYWNEHPNEFVVGVDYEFYERPDGFFAFADHYGLDIQDSQVSTMQLGLTYEAISNNKIDIAMVFATDPKILRYNLHVLEDDQNFWPYYHISYAVRKDVLDEYPEIEEILRPLTQYLNQDILIRLNYRVDVDGVEPEVVARDYLQGLGLIE
- a CDS encoding ABC transporter permease, which encodes MEFFTYVAENLGYMGIKTMEHLYLFASSWAIAIVVGMAIGIYVTRPGKEKSGRIALSITGIAQAVPSIAVIALVFLFMGIGPAPAIFALFLYSIVPITFNTASGLFGIDKGMKEAARGMGMTKREILWKVEIPNAIPTIFSGIRNAAIINLGTATIASAIGAGGLGELIFIGLGTFKFEMILAGAIPVSIMAVLIDFILALIQNKMTSEGIKLQNE